The Alistipes megaguti sequence CTCGGTCACCACCACACGGCCGTCGCACGGTGCGAAGACCAGATCGTTGTCGTGGATGCGGACCCGACGCGGCTCGCGGAAAAAGGCCACGATGAAGAACCAGAAGAGCAGCAGGAAGATCGTTCCGCCCCACAGCAGAGCCGTGCCCGACTCGTTGACCAGCATCCGGTAGAAGAGCCACCAGATCAGCAGGCACACGGCGCCCGAAACTCCGATGATCTTGTATCCTTCCTTGTTGATTCTCATATTTCGGTACGATTTGGAGTTACATCACATAAAGCATATAGACGAAGACGAACGGCGCCGAAAGCAGTTCGGCATCGAAACGGTCGAGCACACCGCCGTGGCCGGGGATCAGCCGACCGGAATCCTTGACGCCGGCCGCCCGCTTGAACATCGACTCCACCAGATCGCCCAATACGCCGGTGATCGAGGCCACGAAGGCCAGTCCTGCCCATGCCGCATAGTTGCCCTTGAGCGCCCATGCGGCAACCAGTCCCATAGCCACGGCACCGATGACTCCACCGAAGAAGCCTTCCCACGACTTCTTGGGCGAGAGGCGTTCGCAAAGCCGGTGACGTCCCAGACTCATCCCCACCAGATAGGCGAAGACGTCGTTGGCCCAGATGATGAAGATGTAGAACATCATCACGCCGGGACTCCACTCCTCGCTGGCGATGATCGGGAAGTAGCACATCAGCGAGAAGGGAAGCGCCACGTAGATCACCCCCAGCAATGTGGTGGCGATATTGACCGCGGGATTCTCCCGGCGGCGGAAGAGTTCGCAGATGAACATCACCGGAAGCAGCAACAGCAGAAAGGCCATGCCGAAGGCAAAGGTCCGGTTGGCACTCCCCAGAATCTGGATGTCGTCGCACACGACGGCGAAATTCAGCGCCAGCAGCACCAACCCCGCAACCAGACCGACGATCCGTTGCGGAGCCGCTCCCCGCGCCTCGGTCAGGGTGTAGAATTCACGCATTCCCACGATCAGCAACAGCGCCAGCAACGCGCCGAAGCTCCATTGTGACCACGCAATGGCCCCCAGGACAACCACGGCAAGGACCGCTCCGCTCAACGTTCGGACCAGCAGATTCTTCAGTTTTTCGTTCATCGGTTTCAGTAGTCAGGTCGTTACAGGTTGTTCCGCTTATTTCTCCCCCGAGGCCGGATGCTCCGGACCGTCCGTCGCGGCATCCGATGCCGCGGTGTCGGTCGCGGCGGTCGTATCAGCAGCCGTTGCCGGCTTCTCCGCAGCCGCTCCCTGTGCTGCCGTTTCGGACGAAGCCGCTCCGCTTGCAGCGGCGGTCGAATCCGTCGCAGCAGCCGGAGCCGGTCCCTCCGCAGCCTTGGGTTTGGCCTTGGCCTCCGCCTCACGACGTTCGCGCTCGATATCCTTCTTCCGCTTGCCAAAGATCCGCTCCACATCCTCCGTGAAGACCACCTCGCGCTGCAACAGCAGTTCGGCCAGCTCCTTCAACCCCTCCTTGTGCTCCTTGAGCACCTTCTCGGCCATGCGGTAGGCCTCGCTGATCACCCGGCGCGCCTCGGCGTCGATCTGCCGGGCCGTCTCCTCGGAGTAGGGTTTCGTGAAAGACATGTCGCTCTGGCCCGTCGAATCGTAGTAGGAGAGCGTCCCCACCTGGTCGCTCATGCCGTAGTAGGCCACCATGGCGTAGGCCTGTTTGGTCACGCGCTCCAGATCGTTCAGCGCACCGGTCGACACTTCGCCGAAGGTCAGCTGCTCCGAGACGCGGCCGCCCAGCGTGGCGGCCAGTTCGTCCATCATCTGCTCGCGCGTGGTGATCTGACGTTCCTCGGGCAGGTACCACGCCGCTCCGAGCGCCTTGCCGCGCGGGATGATCGTCACCTTGATCAGCGGGCTGGCGTTCTCCAGAATCCAGCTCACCGTGGCGTGGCCCGCCTCGTGGTAGGCGATCACGCGCTTCTCGTCGTCGGTGATGATCTTGTTCTTGCGCTCCAGACCGCCCACGATGCGGTCGATGGCAGCCAGGAAGTCCTCCTTCGAGATGAATTTCTTGTTGTGACGGGCCGCAATCAGTGCCGCCTCGTTGCAGACGTTGGCGATGTCGGCACCCGAGAAGCCCGGGGTCTGGCGCGCCAGGAACGAGCGGTCGAGCTGCGGATCGAGTTTCAGCGGACGCAGGTGCACGTTGAAGATCTCCTCACGCTCCTTCACGTCGGGGAGACCCACCTCAATCTGACGGTCGAAACGTCCGGCGCGCATCAGCGCCTTGTCCAGAATATCGGCACGGTTCGTCGCCGCCAGCACGATGACGCCCGTATTGGTCTGGAAGCCATCCATCTCCGTAAGCAGCTGGTTCAGCGTATTTTCGCGTTCGTCGTTACCCGAGAAGCCGGCATTCTTGCCGCGGGCCCGGCCGATGGCGTCGATCTCGTCGATGAAGACGATGCACGGAGCCTTCTGCTTGGCCTGTTCGAAGAGGTCACGCACGCGCGAGGCGCCCACCCCGACGAACATCTCAACGAAGTCCGAACCCGAAATCGAAAGGAACGGCACGTTGGCCTCACCGGCCACGGCCTTCGCCAGGAGCGTCTTGCCCGTTCCCGGAGGGCCCACCAGCAGCGCTCCCTTCGGAATCTTGGCGCCCAGCTCCTTGTATTTGTCGGCCTTCTTCAGGAAGTCGACGATCTCCATGATCTCGACCTTGGCCTCCTCCAGTCCGGCCACATCCTTGAATGTCACCCGTTTGGAGTTGTCCTTGTCGAATACCTGCGCCTTGGCCTTGCCGACATTCATGATGCCGCCTCCGCCCCCGGCGCCCGCACCGCGCGCCATCGAACGCATGACGAAGATCCATACGCCGATGATGAGGATCCACGGCAGCAGGTTGACCAGCAGAGACGTCCAGTCGTTGCGCTCGTTCTGATAGACGACCGGAACATCCTGTCCCGACTGCGCCTCGGCAGCCTGCAGATCCTCGCGGAACGAATCCACCGAGCCGATCGTAAAGGTCAGCTGCGCACCCGATTCGGGCAGTCGGCGGAAGCGTTTGTCCACCGAGTCGTTCCGGTAACGGTCGGCGGCCTCCTTCGAAAGGAAGACCTGCGCCTCGTCGCGGTTGATGACCTGGATTTTCGTCACGTCGCCCCGCTCGACCATCTCCCGGACCGTCGACCAGTCGCTCTCGAGCGGCCGGTCGTTCGACGGATTGAACAGGTAATAGCCGACGATCAGCGCCGCAATCACGCCGTAAACCCACAGCAGCGAGGGCCGCGGCATGTTCATTTTCGGATTATTGTTGCGTTTGTTCTGATTCTGTGCCATATTACTCCTCGTATTCGTATTTCACCATCGGGGCGTCGGCCCACAGCTCTTCGAGCCGGTAGAAGCTGCGAAGCTCCGTCTGGAAGATGTGAACCACTACATCCACATAGTCCATGGCAATCCATACGGCGTTCTGTTGACCCTCGATGCGCCAGACCTTTTCACCCAGCGTCTCAAGCACCTTCTCTTCAATACCGTCGGCGATGGCCGCCACCTGCGTCGTGGAATCGGCGTTGCAGACCACGAAGTACGAACAGATTGCACCGTCGAATCCCCGAAGGTCCAACGATACAATATTCTTTCCCTTCTTATCTTCAATCGCGCTGACGATCGTTTCGATCAGTTTGTCCATAATTTCCAATAGATGTCTATAACCTTGCAAAGGTATGAAAAGAGAATGAGATTTGAAAATTACCGGTTAAAAATCGCGTAATGAGGCCCCTTTTCCACCCCCGACACCCGATTCTCCGGAATTTTAGTGCACGCAACGGATCGGACCGGTTCACGGTCGATTACGATGAAGACCCCGTCGCCGAAGTGGTCAGCAAAGGATCGTTGACGGTCTCCCGTAACGGCGATCGCTTCGACATCCGGATCTCGCTGAACTGTGCGGATGGAAACAGCCTGCTGGTCGAGTGGGCCGGAACGGCCGTCAGGAGACCGCACCCTGAGCCGCCAACCGACATAATCTCCCTCCTTCGCACCCGGCCGGAGATTATGTCTGCGGCCAAATGCCCCCTCGGGACCATGCCTGCAGCCGGCCTTCGGAACCATACCTGCAGCCGGCTCCCGAAACTATGCCTGAGGATGCACCCCGACGCTCGCCAGAATCGTGTCGGTCAGTGCCTTGATGATCGAACTCTTCACGTAGGTGCGCCGGACGGCAATGGCGATCTTGCGCGAAGTGGCCCCCTTGCAGAGGGTCTTCAACTGGTCGCGATGTTCGGCCGGAATGTACTCGACAGCCATCTCGGGAATGATCGTCAGACACGGCGTACAGTCAACGATGCGCATCAGCGTATCGAGCGACCCCGACTCGAACGAGTAGTGCGAAGGCATCGACCGCCGAGCCTGGCACAGTTCGATGATCTGGTCACGCATGCAGTTGCCCGGGCTCAGAATCACCAGATCCTTCAGGTCGATATCCTCGATGCGGATATTCTGCCGTTCGTAGAGCGGATTCTCGGGCGAAACGTAGACGTAGAAGCGGTCGTTGAAGAGCTCCTGCTCGAGGATCCCCTCGCCGCACGTCCCGCTGGCCACCAGCGCCGCATCGATCCGGTCCCGCTTCAAAGCCTCGACGATATCCGAGGTGATCATCTCCGAAATCTCCAGTTCCACCTTCGGGTAGTCGTGCACGAACGACGGAATGAACTTGTGCAGCAAATAGGGCGCAATGGTCGGAATCACGCCCAGACGCAGTTTGCCGGCCGTCTCGCCCTTGAGTTCGGCCACCGCCTCGCGGATGCAGTTGTAGGCCTTGATCGTCTCCTGGGCCCGGTCCAAAACCACAGCCCCCGCTTCGGTCGGAATCACCGGCTTCTTCGACCGGTCAAGCAGCACAACCCCCAACTCCTCCTCCAGCGACTTGATCTGCATGCTCAACGACGGCTGCGTGACGAAGCAATGTTCGGCAGCCTGCGAAAAACTGCCGCAGTTGGCCACCGCCAACAGATACTCGAGTTGGATGATTGTCATAACAGGTATTTTTTATAACAGACATTTATTTCTCAGAACGAAGATATAAAATTAATCTATATCCTACAACTTTTTTTGAAGCCCCGCGCTGTTTTTCGTATGTTTGTCTCCCAAATACCATTCAGAACAGTTATACCGCTATGGCAAAAATCATCCTCACCGGCGACCGTCCCACGGGCCGCCTCCATCTGGGACACTTCGTGGGCTCGCTGCGCCGCCGCGTGGAGCTGCAGAACTCCGGACTCTTCGACCGCATATTCATCATGATCGCCGACGCCCAGGCCCTGACCGACAACGCCGACAACCCCGAAAAGGTGCGCCAGAACATCATCGAGGTGGCGTTGGACTACCTCTCCGTAGGCCTCGATCCCGAAAAGTCGACCCTCTTCATCCAGTCGCAGGTCCCCGAACTGTGCGAACTGTCGTTCTACTACATGAATCTGGTCACCGTGCAGCGCCTGCAGCGGAACCCCACCGTCAAGGCCGAAATCCAACTGCGCGGATTCGCCGAAGGGGCCGTCGAGGGCGACACCACCCAGCGGCAGGGCATCCCCGTCGGATTCTTCACCTACCCGATCAGCCAGGCCTCGGACATCACCGCCTTCAAGGCCACGACCGTCCCCGTGGGCGAGGACCAGGAGCCGATGATCGAACAGACGCGCGAAATCGTCCACAAATTCAACTCGGTCTACGGCCAGACGCTCACCATGCCCGAAATCCTGCTGCCGGACAACGCCGCCTGCCTGCGCCTGCCCGGAACGGACGGCAAGGCCAAGATGTCCAAGTCGCTGGGCAACTGCATCTACCTCTCCGATACGGCCGACGAGGTCAAGAAAAAGGTCATGGGCATGTACACCGATCCCGACCACCTGCGCGTCGAGGATCCCGGCAAGGTCGAGGGCAACACGGTCTTCACCTACCTCGACGCCTTCAGCCGCCCGGAACACTTCGCCAAATACCTCCCCGAATACGCCTCGCTCGACGAGTTGAAGGCCCATTACCGCCGCGGCGGCCTGGGCGACGTGAAGGTCAAACGGCTGCTCATCGCGATCCTCAACGAGACGCTCGACCCCATCCGCGAACGTCGCCACTACTACGAGGTCCGCATCGGCGAGGTCTACGACGTGCTGCGCAAAGGGTCGGAAACGGCACGTGCCGCTGCGGCCGAAACCCTGGCCGAGGTGCGCCGCGCCATGAAGATCAACTACTTCGAGGACCAGCAGCTCATCGACGAGCAGGCCCGCCAGTACGCCGAGAAACTCAAACACTGATCCTGCCGTACGCCGCATGGAACTCCGCGCCGACCGTATCTACGCCGCCTTTCTCAGACTGACACGGCGTCTTTCAAACCGCCAGATGATGATGCTGCTGGCGGTGGTGGTCGGTGCGCTCGCCGGACTGGGCACCTATCTCTTCGAGATGCTGCTCTACGCCATCAAAACCGGTCTGACAAACTGGTTCCCGGTCGACAGCGCCCACTTCCTCTTCCTGATCTACCCCGCCGTGGGTATCATCCTGGCCACGCTGTTCGTCCGATACATCGTGCGCGACAACATCTCCGAAGGCGTTACGCGCGTCCTCTACGCCATGTCGAGCCGCAACTCCCGCATCGCCGCCCACAACTGCTGGACCTCGATCGTCGGCGGTGCCACGACCATCGGATTCGGCGGTTCGGTCGGTCCCGAGGCCCCGATCGTGCTGACCGGAGCCGCCATCGGCTCGAACATCAGCCGGCTGGTGCACCTCAACTACAAACACTCCACGCTGCTGCTCTGCTGCGGCGCCGGTGCCGCCCTGGCCGCCATCTTCAAGGCCCCGATCACCGGTGTGGTCTTCGTGCTGGAGATCCTCATGCTCGACATCACCGCCGCATCGGTCATCCCGCTGCTCATCGCCTCGATCACCGCCACGACGATCGCCTTCACGTTCCGCGGGTTTGACCCCATTCTGGCCGTGACGCTGGCGCCCGAGGATGCCTTCGAACTGTGGCAGATCCCGCTCTTCATCCTCCTCGGCGTGCTGTGCGGTCTGATGGCCTGGTACTTCACCTCGATGAACGCCCGCATCGGCGACTTCTTCAAACGCATCGACAGGCAATACAAGAAGTGGATCCTGGGCGGCGCCATCCTCGGCATCCTGATCTTCGTCTTCCCGCCCCTCTACGGCGAAGGCTACGAAGGATTTACCTCACTCATGCACGGCAACGAGCAGGAACTGTTCGACAACTCGCTCTTCTACCGCTTCCGCGACATCGACTGGGTCGTCGTCCTCTTCGTCATCGCCACGATGTTCTTCAAGGTCATCGCCATGGCCTCGACCAACGCTGCAGGCGGTGTCGGCGGTACGTTCGCCCCTTCGCTTTTCGTCGGGGCCTTCACCGGAGCCTCGCTGGCGCTCATCTGCAATCTGCTGTTCCACTGGGAGGTCTCGATCGTCTCGTTCACACTCGTGGGCATGGCCGGCGTCATGTCCGGCGTGATGAACGCCCCGCTGACCTCGATCTTCCTGATCGCCGAGCTCTCGAACGGTTACGGCCTCTTCATCCCGCTGATGATCACGGCCTGCATCTCGTTTGCCGTCGACTACTACCTCGACCCCGATTCGATCTACACCAAGCAGCTGCGCAAGAAGGGCGAACTGCTGACCCACGACAAGGACCAGTCAGTCTTCGTCTTCCTGAAGCTGGAGGATCTGATGGAGACCGATTTCCTGCGCATCAAGGAGAACATGACACTGGGCGACATCGTCCACATCATCTCCACGGCCCGGCGCAACATCTTCCCCGTGATCGACAACTTCGGACGCCTGCTGGGCGTCGTACAGCTCGACGACCTGCGTGAGGACATGTTCAAGCCCCAGAAATACGGCCGTCCGATCTCCGACTACATGATCCCGCCCCCGGACAAGATTCTCGAACACGAGGCCATTCAGAGTGTCATGGAGAAGTTCGAGGACAAGCATACCTGGATGCTGCCCGTCGTCGACAAACAGAACCACTATCTGGGATTCATCTCCAAGTCGCGGATCCTGAACGCCTACCGCGAACAGCTGGTCAAGATCCAGCAGTAGGAAGGAGCCGACGGAGGAGAAGCCCGTCGGGCGGATGGGGAGACGCGGAAAGCCGGAGCTCGGAAGGAGCCAACGGAGAAAAGGCCCGTCGGACGGATGGGTAGGCACGGAAGGCCGAAGCCCCGCGGCCGGTGGCATTCACCGCCTCCGATACACTCGAAAACCCAAAACCAACACAATACACCATGATCTCTTTTGACAGCCCCTCGTGGGCCGATGCGCTCGACTGCGCCGTCACGCTCTGCGACACGCAAGGGATGGTCTGCTACCAGAACCGCCGCTCCGTGGAGGTCAACGGCGACGTGAGGGGCCGCTCGCTCCTCCCCTGCCACAACGACCGTTCGCGGGAGATCATCCGACGGCTGCTCGACGACGGCGGCCGAAACGTCTACACCATTCAGAAAAAGGGCATCCGCAAGCTGATCTACCAGACCGTCTGGTACGACGAGGAACGGATCGGCGGACTCGTGGAGTTCTCGATGGAGCTCCCCGACGAGATGCCCCACTACGTCCGGTCATGACAAAAACACTTAAAGTAAGAAGAAGATGCTGCATTTCGATTGCGACTACATGGAGGGGGCCCACCCCGAGGTGATGCGCCGCCTGCTGGAGACCAACCTCGAACAGACTCCCGGATATGGCTGCGACCCCCATACGGAGCGGGCCCGCGAACTCATCCGGCAGGCATGCGGCGCCCCGCAGGCCGAGGTTCATTTTCTGGTCGGCGGCACGCAGACCAACGCCACCGTCATCGACGGTCTGCTGCGCCGGCACGAAGGGGTGCTGGCCGCCGAATCGGGTCACATCAACGTCCACGAGGCCGGAGCCATCGAAGCTGCCGGCCACAAGGTCCTGACGCTCCCCTCGCACGAAGGCAAGGTCCGCGCCGAGGAGGTCGACCGCTGGATCGAGGAATTCTACCGCGACGAAACGTGGCCCCATATGGTCGCCCCCGGGATGCTCTACCTCTCGCACCCGACCGAATTCGGGACACTCTACACGCTCAGTGAGATGGAGGCGATCCATGCCGTCTGCCAACACTACTCGATCCCGCTCTACCTCGACGGTGCACGGCTCAGCTACGCCCTGGCCTCGGAGGAGAATACCCTCACGCTCCGCGACATCGCCCGGCTGTGCGAGGTCTTCTACATCGGCGGCACCAAGACCGGCCTGCTCTTCGGCGAGGCGGTCGTCATCACGCGGCCCGAGCTGCTGCCGCACTTCTTCACCCTCGTCAAGCAGCACGGCGCCCTGCTGGCCAAGGGTCGGCTGCTGGGGGTGCAGTTCGAGACGCTCTTCACCGAAGAGCTCTACCTGCGGATTGCCCGACAGGCCATCTCGACAGCCAGGCGGCTGAAAGAGGCCCTGCTCGCAAAAGGATACCGGCTCCACATCGACTCGCCGACCAACCAACAGTTCTTCGTCCTGCCGAACCGCGAGATCGACCGGCTCAGTCAGTACGCCACCTTCGAGTTGTGGGGGCCGCGCGGCAAGGAGGAGTCCGTCGTGAGGTTCGTCACCAGCTGGGCCACCACCGACGAACAGATCGACGCGCTGACAGCCCGGCTCTGACCCCAGCCGAACGGTAGCTGGAAGGCAGTACGTTCGTTTTTTTGTCGCGTTTACTTGCTATTTTGTAAAGTTTATTTTACATTTGCGACAGCAGTCGGGAGAAGTGCGCACCTCCGACAGGCTGCCTGACCGACAAAAACGAACAACCATGAATCGAATGCTGCTGCTTCCCCACCCGTTCAAACGGATCGGATGGATGCTGTTCATCCCGACCGCACTCTTCGGCCTGCTGATGGCCATCGACGGATTCAACAGATTCCCCTCGTTTCTGCTGCCCGGTTCGGCCGTGGCCGGCGACATCGCCAACCGGATCAGCAACAACGTCGCGCTGATCGGCGTACTGCTCGGATCGCTCCTGATCACCTGTTCACGCGAACGCGTCGAGGACGAACTCATCGCCCGAATCCGCCTCAATGCCCTGCTGGCCGCCCTCTACACAACGACCGGTATCGCCGTGATAGCCGCTCTCGTGCTCTACGACTTCACCTATCTCTACTTCATGATTTTCAATCTCTGTCTGTTGCCCGTACTCTTCCTCGTGATCGAACGAATGATGTTGTGGCGGTTGAGAAAGGAGGCCTCGCATGAAGAATAGACTCCGTGTCGAACGGGCCGAACGGCGCTTGACCCAGCAGCAGCTGGCCGATGCCGTCGGGGTGAGCCGCCAGACGATCCATGCGATCGAAGCGGGACGCTTCATCCCCTCGACGCTGCTGGCGCTGAAGATCGCCCGCCAGTTTGCCAAGCCCGTCGAAGAGCTCTTCCAGTTGGAGCCAGGCGAATAAAAAAAGGGAGCGGCCTCACAGAGGTCTCTCCCCTTAACCGGCTCCGGAGTATCGGCTTCCGGCCGCCCCCCGGTCAGAGCTTGATGTCGTAGATCTGGATCACACCCACAAGCTTGCCCGACTCGTCCGTAACGAGCAGCGAGGTCACCTTGTTGCGCGTCATCATCTTCTCGGCTTCGATCAGCTTCTCGGTCGGAGCAATCGTCTTCGGGTGCGGCGTGGCGATATCTTTTGCCTTGATATTGAAGAACTCACCCCGCAGCCGCTCCATGGCCCGACGCACGTCACCATCCGTGACGATGCCCTCGATGCGGTCGCCCTCGCAGATGACGATCAGCCCCAGCCCGCCCTTCGAGATGGCGTGGATCATCTCCGTGGCCGGGCAGTCGGGAGCCACCACCGGCAGGTCGTGGTCACGCATGACGTTGCCCACGGTCATCAGCAGGCGCCGTCCCAGGCTGCCGCCCGGATGCAGGCGTGCGAAATCGACGCTCGTGAAGCCCCGCAGCTGCATCAGCGAGACGGCCAGCGCATCGCCCATGGCGATCTGTGCCGTCGTAGACGACGTGGGGGCCAGGTGCAGGATGCAGGCCTCTTTCTGGACCCGCACGTTCAGGTGCACGTCCGAATTCTTGGCCAGTGCCGAGTCGGGGTTACCCGTCATCGAGATCAGGCGGTTGCCGTTCGAGTGGATGAAGGGGACGATCTTCAGAATCTCGTCCGTCTCGCCCGAATAGGAGAGTGCCAGGATGATATCCTCCTTCGAGATCATGCCCAAGTCACCGTGGAAGGCCTCGCCCGGGTGGAGGAAGAAGCTCGGCGTGCCGGTCGAGGCGAGCGTCGCGGCGATCTTGCGCCCCACGAGGCCCGATTTGCCCATACCCGTCACGATGCACTTGCCGTGACTCGAAAGAATCATCTCCACGGCCTCGACAAACGAGTCGTCCAGCGACTCCTCCAGATGCCGGAGCGTCAACATCTCGGTATGCACCGCCTTGCGGGCCACCTCCAGAATTTGCTCTTTAGCTGTATCGATCATATTGTTGCTCAAAGCAGAGTTTCGATCAAAGGTTCCAGATCATCGAGCCGCAGCATGTTGGCCGCATCGCTCAGACCCCGGTCCGGATCGGGGTGCACCTCGAAGAAGTAGCCCGTAGCGCCGAAAGCCTTCGCAGCCCGGGCCATCGCCGGAACGAATTCGCGGTTGCCGCCCGTCTTGCCCCCCGCCGCACCGGGACGCTGCACCGAGTGGGTGCAGTCCATGATCACCGTCGGCGCGATCTGCAGCATGTCCGGGATATTGCGGAAATCGACCACCAGGTTGTTGTAGCCGAACGAGTTGCCGCGTTCGGTGAGCCACACTTCGCGGGCCCCGGCATCGAGCGCCTTCTCGTAGGGATAGCGCATGTCGGCCCCCGAAAGGAACTGCGCCTTCTTGATGTTCACGGTGCGTCCGGTCTTCGCGGCGGCCACCACCAGGTCGGTCTGCCGGCACAGGAAGGCCGGGATCTGGATCACGTCCACCACCTCGCCCACCGGCGCGGCCTGCCACGACTCGTGGATGTCCGTAAGGAGCTTCAACCCCCACTTCGCGCGCACGTCGGCAAGCATCTGCAGCCCCTTCTCGAGACCCGGGCCCCGGAACGAGGCTATCGACGTGCGGTTGGCCTTGTCGAACGAGGCCTTGAAGAGGATCTGCGTGCCCAGGCGGCGGTTGATGGCCACAAGGCGTTCGGCCACCGTGTCCAGCAGTTCGGCGGATTCGATGACGCAGGGTCCGGCAATCAGTATCATAACGTTATCGGTTGAATTCGGGGTGTTGTTTCAAAAACTCCTCGGCGCGCACCAGATCCTCCGGCGTGTCGATCCCCACGGTCTCGACCGGCGTGATGCCCACACCTATTTTGTAGCCGTTCTCCAGCCAGCGCAGCTGTTCGAGCGATTCGGCCAGCTCGAGCGGCGACTGCGGCAGCGCGGTCACCGCACGCAGCACCTCCGTGCGGAAGGCATAGAGGCCGATGTGCTTGTAGAAGGTATGCCGCGAGAGCCACTCCTCGCGCGGAACGTTGCGCAGGTAGGGGATCACCGACCGCGAAAAGTACAGCGCCCGCGACTGCGCGTCGAGCACCACCTTCGGCGAGTTGGGATTCTCCAGCGCCTCAAGGCCGTCGGACTCCGCAAAGGGCTTCACCAGCGTGGCGATGTCGGTCGAGGGGTCGTCGAAGCAGCGCTTCACCGCCTCGAGCTGCTCACGGCGAATGAAGGGTTCGTCGCCCTGCACGTTGACCACCACGTCGTACGTCCGGCCCTGTTTGCAGTAGGCCTCCCAGCAGCGGTCCGTGCCGCTGCGGTGCGCCGTCGAGGTCATCTCGACCCGCCCGCCGAACGACCGCACGGCCTCGTAGATCCGCTCGTCGTCCGTAGCCACCACGGCGTCGTCCAGCACGCCGGCCACCTGTTCGTAGACCCGCTGGATGACGGGTTTGCCCCCCAGCCGGGCAAGCGGCTTGGCCGGGAAGCGCGTCGACGCGTAGCGCGCCGGAATGATTGCGATGAATTTCATACCTTCACTGCTATTCGGTTGCATCCGCCTCGAGCCCGCGGCGCTGACGTGCCGTCAGTTTCGCCTTCGCAAGCCCGTACGATTTTTTTACCAGGTCGAGAATCTCCTCCGCCGGAATATCCCCGTCGAAACGAACGCTGATCCAGTGGTGCTTGTCCATGTGCCAACCCGGGGTGATTCCCTCGTAGCGATCGATCAGCACGGGAATCTCCTCCGGAGCACAGCGGATCGTACAGAAGTCGAACGCTTCGGCATTCACAAAGCAGAACCACTTGTCCACCACGTAAAAGACCAGCAGATTGCGGTCGTATTCGGAGGTGGCCTTCCCGAAGGCGAAGTCGTCATGCACGCCCGGCAGCGACAGACAATAGCGACGGAAATCCTCGATATTCATTTTCCCGGATATTTACTCCTTAACGGTCGTTGCGTCGGAGGCCGGCTTCGGCTCCAGTGCCAGCGCCAGCACCTCGTCGTTCGTGCGCACGTAGTGGAACGTCAGACCCTCGACGTATTCGGGCTTGATCTCGGCGATGTCCTTGCGGTTTTCGTCCGAAAGGATCAGCTCCGTGATGCCGGCCCGCTTGGCCGCCAGAATCTTCTCCCTGACGCCGCCTACGGGCATCACCCGTCCGCGGAGGGTCGTCTCGCCCGTCATGGCGATCCGCTCCTTCACCTTGCGGCCCGTGTAGGTCGAGACGATCGAGGTGACCATCGTGATGCCCGCCGAGGGGCCGTCCTTCGGGATCGCACCCTCCGGAACATGGATGTTGATGTCGTTCGTCTCGAACATCTTCGGGTCGATGCCCAACTCCTTGTAGTGGGCCATCACCCACTCGTGGGCAATCGTCGCCGACTCCTTCATCACGTCGCCCAGGTTGCCCGTCAGGCTGATGCGCCCCTTGCCGGGC is a genomic window containing:
- a CDS encoding phosphatidate cytidylyltransferase — protein: MNEKLKNLLVRTLSGAVLAVVVLGAIAWSQWSFGALLALLLIVGMREFYTLTEARGAAPQRIVGLVAGLVLLALNFAVVCDDIQILGSANRTFAFGMAFLLLLLPVMFICELFRRRENPAVNIATTLLGVIYVALPFSLMCYFPIIASEEWSPGVMMFYIFIIWANDVFAYLVGMSLGRHRLCERLSPKKSWEGFFGGVIGAVAMGLVAAWALKGNYAAWAGLAFVASITGVLGDLVESMFKRAAGVKDSGRLIPGHGGVLDRFDAELLSAPFVFVYMLYVM
- the ftsH gene encoding ATP-dependent zinc metalloprotease FtsH, with amino-acid sequence MAQNQNKRNNNPKMNMPRPSLLWVYGVIAALIVGYYLFNPSNDRPLESDWSTVREMVERGDVTKIQVINRDEAQVFLSKEAADRYRNDSVDKRFRRLPESGAQLTFTIGSVDSFREDLQAAEAQSGQDVPVVYQNERNDWTSLLVNLLPWILIIGVWIFVMRSMARGAGAGGGGGIMNVGKAKAQVFDKDNSKRVTFKDVAGLEEAKVEIMEIVDFLKKADKYKELGAKIPKGALLVGPPGTGKTLLAKAVAGEANVPFLSISGSDFVEMFVGVGASRVRDLFEQAKQKAPCIVFIDEIDAIGRARGKNAGFSGNDERENTLNQLLTEMDGFQTNTGVIVLAATNRADILDKALMRAGRFDRQIEVGLPDVKEREEIFNVHLRPLKLDPQLDRSFLARQTPGFSGADIANVCNEAALIAARHNKKFISKEDFLAAIDRIVGGLERKNKIITDDEKRVIAYHEAGHATVSWILENASPLIKVTIIPRGKALGAAWYLPEERQITTREQMMDELAATLGGRVSEQLTFGEVSTGALNDLERVTKQAYAMVAYYGMSDQVGTLSYYDSTGQSDMSFTKPYSEETARQIDAEARRVISEAYRMAEKVLKEHKEGLKELAELLLQREVVFTEDVERIFGKRKKDIERERREAEAKAKPKAAEGPAPAAATDSTAAASGAASSETAAQGAAAEKPATAADTTAATDTAASDAATDGPEHPASGEK
- the rsfS gene encoding ribosome silencing factor; its protein translation is MDKLIETIVSAIEDKKGKNIVSLDLRGFDGAICSYFVVCNADSTTQVAAIADGIEEKVLETLGEKVWRIEGQQNAVWIAMDYVDVVVHIFQTELRSFYRLEELWADAPMVKYEYEE
- a CDS encoding hydrogen peroxide-inducible genes activator, producing the protein MTIIQLEYLLAVANCGSFSQAAEHCFVTQPSLSMQIKSLEEELGVVLLDRSKKPVIPTEAGAVVLDRAQETIKAYNCIREAVAELKGETAGKLRLGVIPTIAPYLLHKFIPSFVHDYPKVELEISEMITSDIVEALKRDRIDAALVASGTCGEGILEQELFNDRFYVYVSPENPLYERQNIRIEDIDLKDLVILSPGNCMRDQIIELCQARRSMPSHYSFESGSLDTLMRIVDCTPCLTIIPEMAVEYIPAEHRDQLKTLCKGATSRKIAIAVRRTYVKSSIIKALTDTILASVGVHPQA
- the trpS gene encoding tryptophan--tRNA ligase translates to MAKIILTGDRPTGRLHLGHFVGSLRRRVELQNSGLFDRIFIMIADAQALTDNADNPEKVRQNIIEVALDYLSVGLDPEKSTLFIQSQVPELCELSFYYMNLVTVQRLQRNPTVKAEIQLRGFAEGAVEGDTTQRQGIPVGFFTYPISQASDITAFKATTVPVGEDQEPMIEQTREIVHKFNSVYGQTLTMPEILLPDNAACLRLPGTDGKAKMSKSLGNCIYLSDTADEVKKKVMGMYTDPDHLRVEDPGKVEGNTVFTYLDAFSRPEHFAKYLPEYASLDELKAHYRRGGLGDVKVKRLLIAILNETLDPIRERRHYYEVRIGEVYDVLRKGSETARAAAAETLAEVRRAMKINYFEDQQLIDEQARQYAEKLKH